One part of the Oryzias melastigma strain HK-1 linkage group LG21, ASM292280v2, whole genome shotgun sequence genome encodes these proteins:
- the LOC112155115 gene encoding dual specificity protein phosphatase 19, with protein MQSLTAEIQSFSRTRLRKQCTRVTSLSGRRIIETWKGSTITVVEDPAPSEKTLGYIPDTSWDLQVGLVKPFLLLGSQDAACDFSTLRKHKVSHILNVAFGVENVFPDLFIYKTVSILDHPDTDLLPYIQECCDFIQQARKEKGVVLIHCNAGVSRAPAVVIGYLMACEGQSFDEALSLVQSVRPASAPNPGFLEQLRNYKSPTTNGSKH; from the exons ATGCAGTCTCTGACAGCAGAGATCCAGAGTTTTTCCAGGACAAGGCTGCGGAAGCAGTGCACCCGTGTGACATCTCTGAGTGGCCGCCGCATCATCGAGACCTGGAAGGGTTCAACAATTACAGTGGTGGAAGATCCGGCCCCCTCAGAGAAGACACTGGGGTACATCCCCGATACTTCCTGGGACCTGCAGGTTGGCCTCGTCAAGCCTTTCCTGCTGCTGG GCTCTCAGGATGCTGCATGTGATTTCAGCACTCTAAGAAAACATAAG GTGTCTCACATCCTGAATGTAGCCTTCGGAGTGGAGAACGTGTTCCCCGACCTCTTTATCTACAAAACTGTCAGCATTCTGGATCATCCCGATACAGATCTGCTGCCATACATCCAGGAGTGCTGTGACTTTATCCAACAAGCTCGCAAAGAG AAAGGGGTTGTGTTGATCCACTGCAACGCTGGAGTTTCCCGCGCCCCCGCGGTGGTCATCGGCTACCTGATGGCCTGCGAAGGCCAGTCCTTTGATGAAGCCCTCTCATTGGTCCAATCCGTTCGACCGGCGTCCGCCCCTAACCCTGGCTTTCTGGAACAACTCAGAAATTACAAATCACCAACAACAAACGGATCCAAACACTGA